TCGGGGAAGTTCAGCGCCATCTGGCGCGCGGCGGCAAGCCCGGTCAGGCCTGCGCCAACAATGGCCCAGCGTGTCTGTGTCTGGCCGACATGCGACGGGCGCGGCGTGCGCGGTTTACTGGTGTGATACCACCCCGGAAGCGCATCATCGGCGGGCAGAGAGGTTATTTTTTGCACTTGGGTATACTCCCGTTTATATGCGGTACAGAGTGTGTTTTCGGGTCAGGTCGGAATATCAGCCAGCAATCGCCGCGGCGACATTTTGCTTCACGCCGGCAATCACCGCTTTCAGCTGCGCCTGCTCTTCTTCCGTCAGGCCCAGCAGCGGTGCACGTGCCGGACCGGTGCTCAGGCCGGTCAGATCCACACCGTGCTTGATGGCCTGCACGAATTTCCCGCCGTCCAGGTAGTTCATCAGTGGCATCATCGCCGCCATGATTTTGCGGCCTTTGTTGAAGTCTTTTTCCACCACGCAGGCCTGATACAGGGCCACGTGTTCCTGTGGAATAAAGTTAGAACCCGCGCAGACCCAGCTGCGTGCGCCCCAGGCGAAGAACTCCAGCGCCAGGTCGTCCCAGCCGCAGGAGAGGGCGATATTCGGGAATTTGCAGGCCAGCAGGTGCAGGATATTCAGATCGCCGGAGCTTTCTTTAATCGCCACCACGTTTTTCGATTTGCTGACTTCGGTGAAATAGGTTTCACCCATGGTAATGCCCATGCGGCCCGGGTAGTTGTACAGCATGATCGGCAGCTGCGCGGCTTTATCAACGGTCAGCGCGTGGTGGGCGTTTTCCAGCTCGGTCGGCAGCGCATACGGAGGAGAAGTGACCAGAATCGCATCGGCTTTGATTTCGCGGGCGTGCGTGGCGAAAGTCACGGCATCTTCCGTGCGGATCGCACCGGTCCCGATCACCAGCGGCAGGCGGTTTGCCGTCACCTGGCGAGCGCGTTCTGCCAGCGCCAGGCGCTCTTCGGTGGATTGCGCATAATATTCGCCGGTAGAGCCGCCGATAATAATACCGTGAACGCCACCGGCAATTAATGACTCCAGGACTTCATCATAACGCGCAAAATCAATGCTGCCGTCAGCAGCGTAAGGGGTAACGGCAGGGGTAAAAATACCATCAAAGTTAATCATATCTTCTCCAGGTCTGGTCTTCAGGCAGTCGTTGATTTAACGGCGCGCGGGTGTGTTAGTCAGATAGCGGGTACTGCCGATACGGGTCAAACTCCCGTTCGGTGAGGCTCCGCTCGCTTCATTTGCTAACAATCTGCCAACAACTGTTGAGACAGGCAATATGTGGATTTTTTTTGCATACGCAAAAAAGACAAAGAAAATACGTAATAATAGTATGAAAATACCTGTGCTTTGATATTAATTATTATAATTCAATTAGTTGCAATGTTAATTGTGAGGGTTTTTTTTCTGTTTTGTTTTCAGAGAGCGATCACATTCCTGAATAATCGCCCCGATGAACGTATTTACAGCGTGAAGCGAGGAGTATAGCTTCAACATGAATTTAACCTGAAGTTAACAGTGTTGGCCCAGCGGATACCGTCGAGGACGGAGCAGTTATCATCCGGCGATGCTGAATAAACAACAGGCTGAATCATTAAAGAAAACTGTATATATCGTTTACTCAGGAATGTTTTATTTACCGTATGGAAAATAAAAACAGGGGTCGAAAAAAATGAATGGGCAACGTTAGCGACTGAAAAAGATAACCGATATCAAGACTTACATGACGTTATAAAAATAAATCAAAGTAATTTCTGAATTATTAATCCAATTCAGAGCGAATTTCTGTACCTGC
The sequence above is a segment of the Erwinia sp. SLM-02 genome. Coding sequences within it:
- a CDS encoding dihydrodipicolinate synthase family protein, translated to MINFDGIFTPAVTPYAADGSIDFARYDEVLESLIAGGVHGIIIGGSTGEYYAQSTEERLALAERARQVTANRLPLVIGTGAIRTEDAVTFATHAREIKADAILVTSPPYALPTELENAHHALTVDKAAQLPIMLYNYPGRMGITMGETYFTEVSKSKNVVAIKESSGDLNILHLLACKFPNIALSCGWDDLALEFFAWGARSWVCAGSNFIPQEHVALYQACVVEKDFNKGRKIMAAMMPLMNYLDGGKFVQAIKHGVDLTGLSTGPARAPLLGLTEEEQAQLKAVIAGVKQNVAAAIAG